A genome region from Mycolicibacterium litorale includes the following:
- a CDS encoding GlsB/YeaQ/YmgE family stress response membrane protein — translation MIGTILGALVVGLIVGALARLILPGKQNIGVIMTIVLGALGAFVGSWLTYQLGYSNSNGGFEFIPFLVGIIVAIVLIMIYVGITGKRGSRPGTTVR, via the coding sequence ATGATCGGAACCATTCTCGGCGCGCTGGTCGTCGGCTTGATCGTCGGTGCGCTGGCACGGCTGATCCTGCCGGGCAAGCAGAACATCGGCGTCATCATGACCATCGTGCTGGGTGCGCTCGGCGCCTTCGTGGGCAGCTGGCTGACCTACCAGCTGGGTTACAGCAACTCGAACGGCGGATTCGAGTTCATCCCGTTCCTCGTCGGCATCATCGTCGCGATCGTGCTGATCATGATCTACGTGGGGATCACCGGGAAGCGCGGCTCGCGCCCCGGCACCACCGTCCGGTAG
- a CDS encoding PQQ-dependent sugar dehydrogenase, with the protein MRIWPAYRAFGACATATAVLAGCATNTPGETAAPTTTTATAPTAPQAAAGLASVTVDVPSGLDEAPFDEPRQASIPQGWTMSVWARVPKARLARWTPDGALLVSLPSTGQIVKLTPSDGGTQSTPLLEDLTQPHGMAFAGSTLYIAESDEIVAYDYAGGSATNRRTVAAGLPDDESPDLRGAYAHALKSVAVGRDGAVYFSIGSTGNVSAEDRDATPPRATIMRVPPGGGPAEPFATGVRNGTGLAVAPDGAVWTAVNGRDNVADPATGEVDPAYVNDHPPEQLAKLTPGRELGWPYCNIDGGPADVPFIRDVQTNAAGDKLDCDALPPVEQSFGAHSAPLGLSFVDGELPPPYARGALVGIHGSWNRRPPRAPEVSFYPWRDGGLGNQQTLVGGFQADDGSRWGRPVDAVAGPDGAVYITDDDAGAVYRLAPPGR; encoded by the coding sequence GAGACCGCGGCGCCGACCACCACCACCGCGACCGCACCGACTGCGCCGCAGGCGGCCGCCGGTCTCGCGTCGGTGACCGTGGACGTACCGTCGGGACTCGACGAGGCGCCGTTCGACGAACCCCGGCAGGCGTCGATCCCGCAGGGTTGGACGATGTCGGTCTGGGCCCGGGTGCCGAAGGCCCGGCTGGCGCGGTGGACGCCGGACGGCGCGCTGCTGGTGTCGCTGCCCAGCACCGGACAGATCGTGAAACTCACGCCCAGTGACGGCGGTACTCAGTCGACACCGTTGCTCGAGGACCTCACCCAACCGCACGGAATGGCCTTCGCCGGGTCGACGCTCTACATCGCCGAGAGCGACGAGATCGTCGCCTACGACTACGCCGGCGGCAGCGCGACGAACCGGCGCACCGTCGCCGCCGGCCTGCCCGACGACGAAAGCCCCGATCTGCGCGGCGCGTACGCCCACGCGCTCAAGAGCGTCGCGGTCGGCCGTGACGGAGCGGTGTACTTCTCGATCGGATCGACCGGCAACGTCTCGGCCGAGGACCGCGACGCCACCCCGCCGCGCGCCACGATCATGCGGGTGCCTCCTGGCGGCGGTCCCGCCGAACCGTTCGCCACCGGGGTCCGCAACGGCACCGGGCTGGCGGTTGCCCCCGACGGTGCTGTGTGGACGGCGGTGAACGGCCGTGACAACGTCGCCGACCCCGCCACCGGGGAGGTCGACCCCGCCTACGTCAACGACCACCCGCCCGAACAACTGGCGAAGCTCACACCCGGGCGCGAACTGGGCTGGCCGTACTGCAACATCGACGGCGGACCGGCCGACGTCCCGTTCATTCGGGACGTGCAGACGAACGCCGCCGGAGACAAGTTGGACTGCGACGCACTGCCGCCCGTCGAGCAGAGCTTCGGGGCGCATTCGGCGCCGCTGGGGCTGAGCTTCGTCGACGGCGAACTGCCGCCGCCGTATGCGCGCGGGGCGCTGGTCGGCATCCACGGATCGTGGAACCGGCGGCCGCCGCGCGCGCCCGAGGTGTCGTTCTATCCGTGGCGCGACGGCGGTCTGGGCAACCAGCAGACCCTGGTCGGCGGCTTCCAGGCCGACGACGGGTCCCGGTGGGGCCGGCCGGTGGACGCGGTGGCCGGGCCGGACGGCGCGGTCTACATCACCGACGACGACGCCGGCGCCGTCTACCGGTTGGCACCGCCGGGGCGCTGA
- a CDS encoding phosphodiester glycosidase family protein, translated as MVAVPANALRRFTAALAVFSVCAALGTMGEPHARASDPKSLLLGAIANTKGSYLVYNFGGEFAAPFRAADGREYTLNNGGHLMTIKNASSRLNPRLLVDTHQGYQARCERDPRARTGEGLWQASETFTPLQAWQALGQPTIAVNANFFDVRGQQGGSWRDTGCSSPLGAYVDNTRGQGRANAPITGTIAYAGKQGLSGGDETWSALATMILPVGGAPYVVMPKGKQDYDAASPEIQKLMDRNARFVAVAGLGLLAPGETGQLNDGGPSAARTAIGYSGAADQLYVFQGGNYTPDNIQDLFRGLGAEHAVLLDGGGSSAIVLRRDTGGMWSGAGSPRGSCDTRQVLCDSRERALPSWLAFN; from the coding sequence ATCGTGGCCGTCCCAGCAAACGCACTGCGTCGCTTCACGGCAGCGCTGGCCGTGTTCTCGGTGTGCGCCGCGCTGGGGACCATGGGCGAACCGCACGCCCGGGCCAGCGATCCCAAGTCGCTGTTGCTCGGCGCCATCGCCAACACCAAGGGCTCCTACCTGGTCTACAACTTCGGCGGCGAGTTCGCGGCGCCGTTCCGCGCCGCCGACGGCCGCGAGTACACGCTGAACAACGGCGGCCACCTGATGACGATCAAGAACGCGTCGTCACGGCTCAACCCCCGGCTCCTCGTCGACACCCACCAGGGCTACCAGGCGCGATGCGAGCGGGACCCCAGGGCGCGCACCGGCGAGGGGCTCTGGCAGGCCTCGGAGACCTTCACCCCGCTGCAGGCATGGCAGGCGCTCGGTCAGCCGACCATCGCGGTCAACGCGAACTTCTTCGACGTCCGCGGCCAGCAGGGCGGCTCCTGGCGCGACACCGGATGCAGTTCGCCGCTGGGCGCCTACGTCGACAACACCCGCGGCCAGGGCCGGGCGAACGCGCCGATCACCGGGACCATCGCCTACGCAGGCAAGCAGGGGCTGTCCGGGGGCGACGAGACCTGGTCGGCGCTGGCGACGATGATCCTGCCGGTCGGCGGAGCGCCGTACGTCGTGATGCCCAAAGGCAAGCAGGACTACGACGCCGCCTCCCCGGAGATCCAGAAGCTGATGGACCGCAACGCCCGGTTCGTCGCCGTCGCGGGGCTCGGCCTGCTCGCACCCGGGGAGACCGGGCAGCTCAACGACGGCGGTCCGAGCGCGGCGCGCACCGCGATCGGCTACAGCGGCGCGGCCGACCAGCTCTACGTGTTCCAAGGCGGGAACTACACGCCCGACAACATCCAGGACCTGTTCCGCGGTCTGGGCGCCGAACACGCGGTGCTGCTCGACGGCGGCGGTTCCTCGGCGATCGTGCTGCGCCGCGACACCGGCGGCATGTGGAGTGGGGCGGGCTCCCCGCGCGGCAGCTGCGACACCCGCCAGGTGCTGTGCGATTCCCGCGAGCGGGCGCTGCCCAGCTGGCTCGCGTTCAACTGA